In the Desulforhopalus sp. genome, one interval contains:
- a CDS encoding ribbon-helix-helix protein, CopG family, translated as MSTTALAVKIDSEVKERIKRLADLKQRSTHWLMKEAILQYVEREEKSESFRKDAISAWHEYQATGLHVTAAEADAWLAKLEDGEDAEPPECHV; from the coding sequence ATGAGTACTACAGCACTTGCCGTTAAAATTGATTCGGAAGTCAAGGAGCGGATTAAGCGTCTCGCCGATCTAAAACAGCGATCAACCCATTGGCTGATGAAAGAAGCAATACTTCAATATGTCGAACGGGAAGAAAAAAGCGAATCATTTCGAAAAGATGCCATTTCAGCATGGCATGAATACCAGGCCACCGGCTTGCACGTCACGGCTGCGGAGGCGGATGCCTGGCTGGCAAAGCTAGAAGATGGTGAAGACGCGGAGCCGCCTGAATGTCACGTCTGA
- a CDS encoding type II toxin-antitoxin system RelE/ParE family toxin has translation MSRLIWSPSALRDVQRLYRFLAEKNRDAARRAVQAIRTSVLIIAEHPEVGRPADEMDPRFREWLIDFSNSGYVVLYHYDGNEAVIVAVRHQREAGY, from the coding sequence ATGTCACGTCTGATCTGGTCGCCGTCTGCTTTACGCGATGTTCAGCGCTTGTATCGGTTTCTTGCAGAGAAAAATAGAGATGCCGCCAGGCGTGCAGTCCAGGCAATCCGAACGAGTGTCTTAATCATTGCAGAGCATCCGGAAGTTGGCCGCCCTGCCGACGAAATGGATCCTAGGTTCAGGGAGTGGCTCATCGATTTTAGCAATAGCGGTTATGTGGTTTTATATCACTATGATGGAAATGAAGCCGTGATCGTCGCGGTACGCCATCAGCGTGAGGCTGGGTACTGA
- a CDS encoding alpha/beta hydrolase translates to MALPAVAQKLESGTLFQGPGATLYYEIQGAKTGTPLLVINGGPGVDHGYMHSTLHPVSALDELAADRQVIFYDQRGVGKSPALRAGQSCTVADQVADIEALRAHLRYQRMYVFGHSFGGYLAMAYAVRYPERVEGLIICDSAAPRFSDTIFLFAQVFPETHQVMQRLRVTDESTNRAYFLHYFSMLFYSAKNRDSYLAAVTTINSNSAVADALHKDMVELDFTPQLASFHFPTLVLTGRFDMNVAPSVAYAIHNAIPGSRFVVFEQSGHLPFYEEQESFVRTVRGFLADIPD, encoded by the coding sequence ATGGCATTACCGGCAGTTGCTCAGAAGCTCGAGTCCGGAACGCTCTTTCAGGGCCCTGGCGCAACACTCTATTATGAAATCCAAGGCGCAAAGACCGGCACGCCGCTGCTGGTCATCAATGGCGGGCCGGGCGTTGACCATGGCTATATGCACTCGACGCTCCACCCTGTCTCGGCCCTGGATGAACTGGCCGCGGATCGGCAGGTTATCTTCTACGACCAGCGCGGGGTCGGCAAATCACCGGCCTTGCGGGCCGGTCAATCCTGCACGGTTGCCGACCAGGTTGCCGACATTGAGGCCTTGCGGGCCCATCTGAGGTACCAGCGGATGTACGTTTTCGGCCACTCCTTCGGCGGCTATCTGGCCATGGCCTATGCGGTGCGGTACCCGGAGCGGGTCGAAGGCCTGATCATCTGCGATTCGGCGGCCCCACGCTTTTCCGACACCATTTTCCTCTTTGCCCAGGTCTTTCCGGAAACCCACCAGGTGATGCAGAGGCTCCGTGTCACCGACGAGTCGACGAACAGGGCCTATTTCCTGCACTATTTTTCGATGCTCTTTTACTCGGCCAAGAACCGCGACAGCTATCTGGCGGCAGTGACAACCATCAACTCGAACAGCGCGGTTGCCGATGCCCTCCACAAAGATATGGTGGAGCTGGACTTCACCCCGCAGCTTGCCAGCTTTCATTTTCCCACCCTGGTCCTCACCGGCCGTTTCGATATGAACGTCGCGCCGTCGGTCGCCTATGCCATTCATAACGCGATTCCCGGATCAAGATTTGTCGTCTTCGAGCAAAGCGGCCATCTGCCCTTTTATGAAGAGCAGGAGAGTTTTGTGCGGACGGTGCGGGGCTTTCTTGCTGATATTCCGGATTGA